In Desulfatibacillum aliphaticivorans DSM 15576, a genomic segment contains:
- a CDS encoding dolichyl-phosphate beta-glucosyltransferase gives MINLSIVIPAYNEENRIVKTLSNTINFFSMREEFVEVIIVDDGSTDNTIAVSEKLFQDIHNMSLKILSYKPNRGKGYAVAYGMVRASGGRVLFMDADYSVAIEEIVKAEKLLNDTCDIAIASRAIPGSKISASQSFFRRLSSKLYRTIQNCYLGLNIPDTQCGFKMFTRAAAMDLFSNQKLYSVIFDPEILWMAKQKGYSICQFPVSWTFVGDSRIVYDSLGKSIFVFQELLKIKKLHKDLPQKRRNKA, from the coding sequence ATGATAAACTTGTCGATAGTTATTCCTGCTTATAATGAAGAAAACCGTATAGTAAAGACTCTATCGAATACAATTAATTTTTTCTCAATGCGAGAAGAGTTTGTCGAAGTGATTATAGTGGATGATGGTTCTACCGATAACACAATTGCTGTTTCTGAGAAACTTTTTCAGGATATTCATAATATGTCCCTAAAAATTCTTTCATATAAGCCTAACCGAGGAAAGGGATATGCAGTAGCTTACGGAATGGTTCGAGCTTCCGGGGGCCGGGTTCTCTTTATGGATGCCGATTATTCTGTGGCCATCGAAGAAATTGTCAAAGCAGAAAAATTGCTAAATGATACGTGTGACATTGCCATCGCATCAAGAGCAATACCCGGATCAAAAATTAGTGCGTCTCAAAGTTTCTTTAGAAGGCTTTCATCCAAACTATACAGAACTATACAGAATTGTTATTTAGGACTAAATATCCCTGACACACAATGTGGTTTTAAGATGTTCACAAGGGCGGCCGCAATGGATTTATTTTCAAATCAAAAATTATATAGTGTTATTTTTGATCCTGAAATTCTTTGGATGGCCAAACAAAAAGGTTATAGTATTTGTCAGTTTCCTGTCAGCTGGACTTTCGTAGGCGATTCAAGGATTGTTTATGACAGCCTCGGAAAGTCAATTTTTGTATTTCAGGAGCTACTTAAAATTAAAAAACTTCATAAAGATTTGCCGCAAAAAAGACGTAATAAAGCCTAA
- a CDS encoding radical SAM protein, translated as MYRLYQEDPEFGEFSRFDSATGRLSAIDKEEFVKSLLGGTTAYENGEFITRVETTEGDSVFIGKTRKNHTRFPRRVYFQITRNCNLKCSYCFIKSEIGLAHVPTQAVLEMASFLGQNGLVEVRLTGGEPTTHPDFFRILDAFQEQGVYVSVATNGVMPEQKLMEIANRNCWTICSLDGDEEAHNKYRPSTFNTIIRNLRLLRSVNPEMRLRLTTVLTRANMNQIEPLGRIVKELGAESITFIPLRPQVRNLSIKNEIMSSAEFKWAIGEMVRVMKKLKIRMTTTLTTDFGEHFYNDPVVKKLSACAAGREATNLDYDAKNKQFLMYGCSYSPASDLDADPNIRNPFMAGKFSIDCVNDFLKIWHDDKAWTIFRDPAYKSKECLTCQYYTEKKCIGSCPIQNIDYGQINASEDVLKQLKEQMKHNGEWYCYQRIFCE; from the coding sequence ATGTATCGGTTATATCAGGAAGATCCGGAGTTCGGGGAGTTTTCTCGCTTTGACAGCGCCACAGGGCGCCTCTCGGCCATTGATAAGGAGGAATTTGTTAAATCATTATTAGGTGGAACAACAGCGTATGAAAACGGAGAATTTATAACCCGTGTTGAAACAACGGAAGGCGATTCCGTATTCATCGGTAAAACCCGCAAAAACCATACCCGGTTTCCAAGAAGAGTCTATTTTCAGATTACCCGCAATTGCAACCTTAAATGCTCCTATTGCTTTATTAAGTCCGAAATCGGACTTGCTCACGTCCCCACACAGGCCGTTTTGGAAATGGCTTCATTTTTAGGTCAAAATGGATTGGTGGAAGTGCGTTTGACCGGGGGCGAGCCCACCACGCATCCTGATTTTTTTCGCATCCTGGATGCCTTTCAGGAGCAGGGGGTTTATGTTTCGGTCGCCACCAATGGCGTGATGCCTGAACAGAAATTGATGGAAATTGCGAATAGAAATTGTTGGACCATTTGCTCCTTGGATGGAGATGAAGAAGCTCATAATAAGTATCGTCCGTCAACCTTTAATACCATAATCAGGAACCTTCGCCTTCTTCGGTCCGTAAATCCTGAGATGAGGCTGCGCTTAACGACCGTCTTAACCCGGGCGAACATGAATCAAATTGAGCCCTTGGGCCGAATAGTCAAAGAACTGGGAGCGGAAAGCATAACTTTCATTCCATTAAGGCCTCAAGTTCGCAATTTGTCGATAAAAAACGAGATCATGAGTTCTGCGGAATTTAAATGGGCCATTGGCGAAATGGTTCGGGTAATGAAAAAATTGAAAATCCGCATGACAACCACATTGACGACGGATTTTGGAGAGCACTTTTACAATGATCCCGTGGTGAAAAAGCTCTCCGCCTGTGCGGCTGGGCGCGAGGCGACGAATTTGGATTATGATGCAAAGAATAAACAATTTCTCATGTACGGGTGCTCCTATTCTCCGGCCAGCGATTTGGATGCTGACCCCAACATTCGTAATCCCTTTATGGCCGGAAAGTTTTCAATAGATTGCGTCAACGACTTTTTAAAAATTTGGCACGATGATAAAGCGTGGACAATTTTTCGAGACCCGGCCTACAAATCCAAGGAATGTTTAACCTGTCAATATTATACGGAAAAGAAATGCATCGGGTCCTGTCCTATTCAAAATATTGATTATGGTCAAATAAATGCCTCCGAGGATGTCCTCAAGCAGTTAAAGGAGCAAATGAAACATAATGGAGAATGGTATTGCTACCAACGGATTTTTTGTGAATAA
- a CDS encoding SPASM domain-containing protein translates to MVERLKMKDTQEQWKCLGFPTKQTHIFPNIVNVEVFRGACPCNCSHCPVGSTPAENRTMRFGARAIDLGLFEKIAAETGCHDWASLRIHSVGEPVLWPGLPEALQIAHKNNARPWLFTCGVTNRRDYLDAICDYASIVEVSVNSIDSGNYLETKGIDAFELVCENIGYIHKRISKRGSNRLIVSRVQSQDPVLDEAFVSFWKSSGLVHDAFIRSYHTYNDCIPKLCNSGSGSLEHQPCLVHWARFNIGITGDAVVCFNELFKESLHPGVVMGDVKKHSISEIWHNEKYRALRKAELLNDYSGFAQAEALPCLNCSNRQPLNGQRQTSEHQLRQTTL, encoded by the coding sequence ATGGTGGAGAGGCTTAAAATGAAAGACACGCAGGAGCAATGGAAGTGTTTAGGCTTTCCAACAAAGCAGACTCATATATTTCCCAATATTGTCAATGTTGAGGTTTTCCGGGGAGCCTGTCCATGCAACTGCTCCCACTGCCCGGTGGGAAGCACCCCGGCCGAAAACCGGACAATGCGTTTCGGCGCAAGGGCGATTGACCTGGGCCTATTTGAAAAAATAGCTGCTGAAACAGGGTGTCATGACTGGGCCAGTTTGCGCATTCATTCGGTGGGGGAACCGGTCTTGTGGCCCGGGTTGCCGGAAGCTCTTCAAATTGCGCACAAAAATAACGCCCGGCCTTGGTTGTTCACTTGCGGCGTCACCAATAGGAGGGATTATCTGGACGCCATTTGCGATTACGCCAGTATAGTCGAAGTTTCCGTCAATAGCATTGATTCCGGGAATTATCTGGAAACCAAGGGAATTGACGCTTTTGAGCTGGTTTGTGAAAACATCGGATATATTCACAAGCGGATTTCAAAACGGGGATCCAACAGGCTTATCGTCAGCCGGGTTCAATCGCAAGACCCTGTGTTGGATGAAGCATTCGTTTCATTCTGGAAGTCCAGCGGCTTGGTGCATGACGCCTTTATCCGCTCTTACCACACATATAACGATTGCATTCCAAAACTGTGCAATAGCGGCTCCGGCAGCTTGGAACATCAACCTTGCCTGGTGCACTGGGCAAGGTTTAACATAGGCATAACCGGTGACGCCGTTGTTTGCTTTAATGAACTGTTTAAAGAATCTCTTCACCCCGGCGTGGTCATGGGAGATGTCAAAAAGCACTCCATATCCGAGATCTGGCATAATGAGAAATATCGTGCACTTCGTAAGGCGGAGCTTCTAAACGACTACTCGGGTTTTGCCCAGGCCGAGGCTCTGCCCTGCCTCAACTGCTCGAATCGCCAACCTCTTAACGGGCAACGGCAAACCAGCGAACATCAACTTAGACAAACGACTCTTTAA
- a CDS encoding MBL fold metallo-hydrolase, whose amino-acid sequence MINELIKVLDAERNPAELAETILNIILDKEPENNGLVYYGIAYTLKLRGEKLINEAIQTALREKNHNGDIVKDFIQTFGLADEFFWLSVWSQFGNLEGSPNYAEVEDENLLFFAAVVHAEWAELVRQVLDYVEKTSQINSEEPSLKNKEESSKFQISSKWGAWRSKGGKDLIVTLRGRIKERSDFAKNAINKYNNNKSKKNDNSKADASIPSKIEYTSIYILAEWIQDLLQNELDGTLHPNSLLLRNSIHEEGTYPKLGAIERVIQQLKDSRDWLFFVAGEDAHDYLENIQAIEKADKQFNAAINAKSKPNSKNIKTPNEWKFFVLRDWGSYTPLLPETIKQNQGGGGGYFLQWKDLGIVIDPGFDFIKHFYESGLHPSQITQIIVTHDHYDHVATFGPLLNLLYKTLKGSDNKVDFYLSQGVFDMYARSIVDFSYYGRIQPLTDVDEEMGRKHTIHSKGGKLDIFATLTKHGDKHGFGDGVGLVFRFPRGYPDIGITSDTGWYDSSKDSSGKVVSQSLGGVFKQLEPAVMVLHVGSLKRQELRDSGLYKTHLGARGVFSCVKEIESCKLALLSEFGEECLGYRAWFAHKVDSYFKGKRKGFRCFPSDRKTQVIGQRSGWLSIGDSNGKLLIGNHERNAPYENAEVRSENGFYSFPKSAP is encoded by the coding sequence ATGATTAATGAGTTGATTAAAGTTCTGGATGCAGAGCGAAATCCAGCTGAACTTGCGGAAACCATTCTAAACATCATCCTGGATAAAGAGCCAGAAAACAACGGACTTGTTTATTACGGGATCGCCTACACATTAAAGCTCAGGGGGGAAAAGCTAATAAATGAGGCGATTCAAACAGCCCTCAGGGAAAAAAATCATAATGGGGACATTGTAAAGGATTTTATCCAAACCTTTGGGTTGGCCGACGAGTTCTTTTGGCTAAGCGTTTGGAGCCAATTTGGAAACCTCGAAGGCTCTCCGAATTACGCAGAGGTCGAGGATGAGAATCTCCTTTTTTTTGCAGCCGTCGTGCATGCAGAGTGGGCCGAATTGGTTAGACAAGTATTAGATTATGTTGAAAAAACTTCACAAATAAATAGTGAGGAACCCTCACTAAAAAATAAGGAAGAATCTTCAAAATTCCAGATAAGCAGCAAATGGGGCGCGTGGCGCTCTAAGGGCGGCAAAGATTTGATAGTTACTCTCCGTGGTCGTATAAAAGAAAGATCTGATTTTGCAAAAAATGCTATAAATAAATACAATAATAACAAATCAAAGAAAAATGACAACTCGAAAGCAGATGCAAGTATACCAAGTAAAATTGAATATACATCCATATACATACTTGCCGAGTGGATTCAGGATCTTCTTCAAAATGAACTTGATGGGACGCTCCATCCGAATTCGTTATTATTAAGAAATAGCATACATGAAGAAGGTACTTACCCTAAACTTGGGGCGATCGAAAGGGTTATACAACAGTTAAAAGATAGCCGTGATTGGCTATTTTTTGTTGCCGGCGAGGACGCCCATGATTATTTGGAAAACATACAAGCAATAGAAAAGGCTGACAAACAGTTTAATGCTGCCATAAACGCCAAATCAAAACCCAATTCAAAAAATATAAAAACGCCGAATGAATGGAAATTTTTTGTCCTGCGGGATTGGGGGTCTTACACGCCTTTACTCCCTGAAACAATCAAGCAAAATCAAGGAGGGGGCGGCGGTTATTTTTTGCAGTGGAAGGATTTGGGCATAGTCATTGATCCAGGATTTGATTTCATCAAGCATTTTTATGAATCCGGATTGCACCCCTCGCAGATCACCCAAATAATAGTCACCCATGATCATTATGATCACGTCGCCACTTTTGGCCCCTTGCTGAATCTTTTATATAAAACGCTAAAAGGATCCGACAATAAGGTTGATTTTTATTTAAGCCAGGGTGTTTTTGACATGTATGCCCGGTCCATTGTGGACTTTTCATACTATGGCAGAATACAACCGTTGACGGATGTGGATGAGGAAATGGGCCGCAAGCATACTATTCACTCAAAAGGCGGTAAACTAGATATATTTGCCACGTTAACCAAGCATGGCGATAAGCATGGGTTTGGAGACGGCGTCGGATTGGTATTTAGGTTTCCGCGCGGCTATCCTGATATTGGAATAACGTCAGACACCGGGTGGTATGATTCTTCTAAAGATTCTTCCGGAAAGGTGGTGAGCCAGAGTCTTGGGGGCGTATTTAAGCAACTTGAGCCTGCAGTCATGGTGCTGCATGTCGGCAGTCTTAAACGCCAGGAGCTGCGCGACTCGGGACTTTATAAAACACATCTCGGCGCAAGAGGCGTTTTTTCATGCGTTAAAGAAATAGAATCTTGTAAGCTGGCTCTGTTAAGCGAGTTCGGTGAGGAGTGTCTTGGTTACAGAGCCTGGTTTGCCCATAAGGTCGACTCATATTTCAAGGGAAAGCGGAAAGGCTTCCGCTGCTTTCCATCTGACCGGAAGACGCAAGTTATAGGTCAAAGAAGCGGCTGGTTGTCTATAGGTGATAGTAACGGCAAGTTGCTTATCGGAAATCACGAGAGAAACGCACCCTACGAGAACGCCGAGGTTCGCTCCGAAAACGGTTTTTACTCATTTCCCAAAAGCGCACCCTAA
- a CDS encoding radical SAM/SPASM domain-containing protein, whose translation MHILRKEHFGGIIIDTIAQKIEMLDKNQYAAASDNFDDMALNGKCVRKINVEQIGYPLPSNALATPGKIFLELTKRCQLSCAHCYAKFSQPDKAEEMSFSELSKMLQNLASLGTYYIRLTGGEPTVREDFLDIVKVIVGQGMIPSLNTNGLSSMEILVKAVDLGVNDIRVSLDGDESANDNIRGKGAYQKIVSALKILTGCKSSHPEHITINMVLMKANQHCLEHMVELAAQLECSLSIGLLRPVGRADHKQMLSPMEVLEAARWINQLRKEFGLMGGRIRVNYDVFCENEFNPGSKPFPFDNSSCALGGMGFGILSDGRITLCNYLSGLDHDYWINSDGSKSDILKLWHESQLFLKARALSHDGCKNCLFYIRRCNGGCPVSAYAITGSLEGTDPYCVRNAAFFDNPNSQGSFALGKGSELM comes from the coding sequence ATGCATATTCTCCGAAAAGAGCATTTTGGCGGGATTATTATTGATACTATCGCTCAGAAGATTGAAATGCTGGATAAAAATCAATATGCCGCTGCCTCCGATAATTTTGACGACATGGCTCTCAACGGAAAATGCGTCAGAAAGATCAATGTGGAACAGATAGGATATCCTTTGCCTTCAAACGCTCTTGCAACTCCGGGGAAAATTTTCCTTGAATTGACCAAGCGCTGCCAATTGTCGTGCGCGCATTGCTACGCCAAGTTTTCCCAACCGGACAAAGCGGAGGAGATGTCGTTTTCCGAGCTTTCCAAAATGCTTCAAAACCTTGCCTCCCTGGGGACCTACTATATTCGCCTGACCGGCGGAGAGCCTACTGTCCGTGAAGACTTCCTCGATATTGTTAAAGTGATTGTTGGCCAGGGCATGATACCGTCATTAAATACCAACGGGCTTTCCTCCATGGAAATTCTTGTGAAAGCAGTTGACTTGGGCGTTAATGACATTAGAGTCAGCTTGGACGGCGATGAAAGCGCCAATGACAATATAAGAGGAAAAGGTGCATATCAAAAAATCGTCTCTGCGCTGAAAATCTTGACTGGCTGCAAGTCTTCTCATCCCGAGCACATCACCATAAACATGGTCCTGATGAAAGCCAATCAGCATTGCCTGGAGCATATGGTCGAGTTGGCTGCTCAGTTGGAATGCAGTCTGAGCATCGGCCTGCTTAGACCCGTCGGGCGTGCAGACCATAAGCAAATGCTAAGCCCCATGGAGGTTCTGGAGGCGGCGCGCTGGATAAATCAACTGCGAAAAGAGTTCGGCTTGATGGGAGGCCGAATAAGAGTCAATTACGATGTATTCTGCGAAAATGAGTTCAACCCGGGAAGCAAGCCTTTTCCTTTTGATAACTCCAGTTGCGCTTTAGGAGGAATGGGTTTTGGAATCCTGTCTGACGGCAGGATTACGCTGTGCAACTATCTTTCCGGTCTCGACCATGACTATTGGATCAATTCTGATGGTTCCAAATCAGACATATTGAAATTATGGCATGAATCGCAATTGTTTTTAAAGGCAAGGGCTCTTAGTCATGATGGCTGCAAGAATTGTCTGTTTTATATTCGCCGCTGCAATGGAGGCTGCCCTGTATCGGCTTATGCAATTACCGGAAGCCTGGAAGGGACGGATCCTTATTGTGTGCGAAATGCCGCTTTTTTCGATAACCCAAATTCGCAAGGCTCCTTTGCTTTGGGAAAGGGCTCCGAATTAATGTGA
- a CDS encoding radical SAM protein → MQFGSSITDIELNPYKFVSILPKLEALAAGQDIFPVTVELDPVNYCNHKCRWCVDPYHGQSCISLNFAERLFGEFEEIGVAGVVFKGGGEPTLHPEFSRLLETASKCKFEVGVVTNGSRINGIADVLASYADYVRVSIDGPTPSSHRYVHGSDDFEHVVGGAKKLLEIRNKSNQRHPIVGLSFAMDFGMIDLVDAALKLGEQVKSDYILFRPPFFEEVGAQATNSPLESFKLRKQFVDAANGYTGDMKILVDHWISDQDAKYLNAYKGNSPRRGSYIMKNANGIEHVTGRCLASPLLSVITAEGDVYPCCNLRSIQKWRIGRINYEQGRTLKMILEGQERQEILTRIKKFACAKHCTHPLSKYNEIIEYLKSPMHHKGFV, encoded by the coding sequence ATGCAGTTTGGAAGTTCAATTACAGATATCGAGTTGAATCCATATAAGTTTGTCTCGATTCTTCCCAAGCTAGAAGCGCTTGCCGCTGGCCAGGATATTTTTCCAGTTACGGTCGAGCTTGATCCTGTTAATTATTGCAATCATAAATGCCGTTGGTGCGTTGATCCGTATCACGGGCAAAGCTGCATTTCTCTAAACTTTGCGGAGCGGCTCTTTGGCGAATTTGAGGAAATTGGCGTTGCCGGTGTGGTGTTCAAAGGAGGCGGAGAGCCGACTTTGCATCCAGAGTTCTCTCGTTTATTGGAAACTGCATCAAAATGCAAGTTCGAAGTGGGAGTTGTAACAAACGGTTCCAGGATAAACGGAATTGCGGACGTATTGGCGTCTTACGCCGACTATGTCAGGGTCAGCATAGATGGTCCCACGCCGTCGTCCCACCGATATGTTCATGGCTCAGACGATTTTGAGCACGTTGTAGGAGGCGCGAAAAAATTACTTGAGATTAGAAATAAATCCAATCAAAGGCATCCCATTGTCGGTTTATCGTTTGCAATGGATTTTGGGATGATCGATTTAGTGGATGCGGCGTTAAAACTTGGCGAGCAGGTAAAGTCCGATTACATTCTTTTTCGCCCCCCATTTTTTGAAGAGGTCGGCGCCCAGGCCACAAACAGTCCCCTGGAATCGTTCAAATTGCGCAAACAGTTCGTCGACGCCGCCAATGGGTACACTGGCGACATGAAGATTCTGGTTGATCACTGGATATCAGATCAGGATGCAAAATATTTAAACGCTTATAAAGGAAATTCTCCCAGGCGAGGCTCCTATATTATGAAAAATGCAAATGGCATTGAGCACGTCACGGGAAGATGCCTGGCCTCTCCCTTGCTGTCTGTGATTACAGCAGAAGGCGACGTTTATCCTTGCTGCAATCTTCGTTCAATACAAAAGTGGCGCATTGGACGGATCAATTATGAGCAGGGAAGAACTCTCAAGATGATCCTTGAAGGACAGGAAAGACAAGAAATTCTAACACGGATTAAAAAGTTCGCGTGCGCCAAACATTGCACGCACCCTTTAAGCAAGTACAATGAAATCATTGAGTATTTAAAAAGCCCCATGCACCATAAAGGGTTTGTCTGA
- a CDS encoding B12-binding domain-containing radical SAM protein: protein MSLSRETLTVVLINPPSLCVNDDHLEPPLGLLYIAAAVRDAGFKQIGVFDMSGCSDRQDIDKKIESIPKADVYGIGIHCTTHEYAKHIVDWIRNTWSSSYIVVGGANPSALPELTLHDLGVDLVVVGEGENAMISCLDSYIDGTPKAGVLQGTHVEDIDTLSFPARDLVNNSGYSRKLLNESVISLLASRGCPHRCAFCNSVVMGGGARRVAFRSPLSIAKEVEALRDQCRFFRFNDDCFTEHPNLDEVLDRLTGLDISFRIFGRVSHLTEKNCLSLKRAGCVHMSVGLESLNPQNLKILNKGGQIGQEWRVQYAAEADIVVRSFFMVGLPYDNDQNIDEYFLKATNLGLSEFSVYPLIPYPGTEIAKRPTSFGYKIINRNFRDYVQIGVNGRSCFALEHKNFGVNDVKRWRTRAEQILRNGGVIDSINSKIAK, encoded by the coding sequence ATGTCTTTATCGCGAGAAACACTTACTGTTGTGTTAATTAATCCGCCATCATTATGCGTAAATGACGACCATTTAGAGCCCCCCTTAGGATTACTATATATTGCAGCTGCTGTTAGGGATGCGGGGTTCAAACAAATTGGCGTTTTTGATATGTCGGGATGTAGCGATAGGCAAGATATTGATAAAAAAATAGAAAGTATTCCCAAGGCAGACGTTTATGGCATCGGTATCCACTGTACAACGCATGAATATGCTAAGCATATTGTGGATTGGATTCGCAATACGTGGTCATCTTCTTATATTGTCGTGGGAGGAGCAAACCCATCAGCTCTTCCTGAGCTAACTCTACACGATTTAGGAGTTGATTTAGTTGTGGTTGGAGAAGGCGAAAATGCCATGATCAGTTGTTTGGATAGTTATATTGATGGAACTCCCAAGGCTGGCGTACTACAAGGGACTCATGTTGAAGATATTGACACCCTTTCATTTCCTGCACGAGATCTTGTGAACAATAGTGGATATTCGCGAAAACTTCTTAATGAAAGCGTTATATCTCTCCTTGCTTCTCGCGGTTGTCCGCACAGATGCGCCTTTTGTAATAGTGTGGTAATGGGGGGCGGGGCAAGGCGGGTAGCTTTTAGAAGCCCGCTAAGCATTGCGAAAGAAGTTGAGGCTCTTAGGGATCAATGCAGGTTCTTCCGTTTTAATGATGATTGTTTCACAGAACATCCTAATTTGGATGAAGTATTGGATAGATTAACAGGGTTGGATATTTCTTTTCGGATTTTCGGTCGAGTGAGCCACCTGACGGAAAAAAACTGCCTTTCTTTGAAGCGGGCCGGATGCGTGCATATGTCTGTAGGCCTTGAATCATTAAATCCTCAGAATTTAAAAATTCTCAATAAGGGAGGACAAATTGGGCAAGAGTGGCGGGTGCAGTACGCCGCTGAAGCCGACATTGTGGTCCGTTCTTTTTTTATGGTAGGACTTCCGTATGATAATGATCAAAATATTGATGAGTACTTTTTAAAAGCAACCAACCTTGGTCTTAGCGAGTTTTCGGTCTATCCTTTGATTCCTTACCCCGGCACAGAAATCGCAAAGCGCCCGACCTCCTTTGGATACAAAATTATTAATCGGAACTTTAGAGATTATGTCCAGATTGGAGTGAACGGCCGGTCTTGTTTTGCTTTGGAGCATAAAAATTTTGGAGTAAATGATGTAAAAAGATGGAGGACTCGGGCGGAGCAAATCCTACGTAATGGTGGAGTAATTGATAGCATAAATAGCAAAATCGCAAAGTAG
- a CDS encoding MucR family transcriptional regulator, whose amino-acid sequence MSRSLYELAAEMVTAQASHAKMTPEEMAEALTKAYQTLASIKAMEEAGETPEVETEPAEEVPEKLLKLREAPLRSIRQKSVVCLECGAEFKMLTNKHLEQHGMTANEYRAKYGMKKRQPLSCKSLSADRAKVAKEKGLADKLVAARKNKKATDKKTPKK is encoded by the coding sequence ATGTCCAGATCACTTTATGAACTCGCCGCTGAAATGGTTACCGCCCAGGCTTCCCATGCCAAAATGACCCCAGAAGAAATGGCAGAGGCCTTAACCAAGGCATATCAAACATTGGCCTCCATCAAAGCAATGGAGGAAGCGGGAGAAACACCCGAAGTTGAAACGGAACCGGCTGAAGAAGTTCCTGAGAAACTGCTAAAACTGAGGGAGGCTCCTTTACGGTCCATTCGCCAAAAGTCTGTGGTCTGTCTTGAGTGCGGGGCTGAGTTCAAAATGCTGACTAATAAACACCTGGAACAGCATGGTATGACGGCTAATGAGTACCGGGCCAAATACGGTATGAAGAAGCGTCAGCCTCTATCTTGCAAGTCTCTTTCTGCGGATCGCGCCAAGGTAGCCAAAGAAAAAGGCTTGGCCGATAAGTTGGTTGCTGCAAGGAAGAATAAAAAGGCGACTGATAAGAAGACTCCCAAGAAATAG
- a CDS encoding DUF669 domain-containing protein — MIIENIDLTKYVNNNLVPPPEGVYNVECTRVERYTAKSSRKPMLQFIWMVLDGKFTGRYFTTRIALEGDGPLSVLASLFLTLGVPLQKELDTDPLIGKKCRVVLVKNDSNMLSCDGYMPYEEDSGLL; from the coding sequence ATGATCATCGAAAATATCGACCTGACAAAATACGTCAACAACAATCTTGTCCCTCCACCAGAGGGCGTCTACAATGTAGAATGCACCAGAGTAGAAAGATACACTGCCAAAAGCAGCCGCAAACCTATGCTTCAATTCATATGGATGGTTCTGGATGGAAAATTCACCGGAAGATACTTCACCACCAGGATAGCTCTTGAAGGTGACGGTCCGCTCTCCGTCCTGGCCAGTCTTTTCCTTACCCTGGGAGTTCCATTACAGAAAGAACTCGATACAGATCCTTTGATTGGGAAAAAGTGCCGAGTGGTTCTGGTCAAAAATGATTCCAACATGCTTTCTTGCGACGGATATATGCCTTATGAAGAAGACAGCGGACTATTATAA